The following coding sequences lie in one Prosthecobacter vanneervenii genomic window:
- a CDS encoding GxxExxY protein, with product MNAADLPHLVIGACMNVHRALGPGLTADAYEECVAIELRDMEFDFRRQVPLEFEYHGRRVQTSTRLDFVIGDVLLLLVRAQGEVTPQQQQELESKVKLGRFKAGLIVDFNVSILRKGIHQLLVKRREHAR from the coding sequence ATGAATGCCGCCGACCTGCCACATCTCGTGATCGGTGCGTGCATGAACGTGCATCGTGCGCTCGGGCCCGGTCTCACAGCAGATGCGTACGAGGAGTGCGTGGCCATCGAGCTGCGAGACATGGAGTTTGATTTCAGGAGGCAGGTGCCGCTGGAGTTTGAGTATCACGGACGGCGTGTGCAGACGAGCACGCGGCTGGATTTTGTCATTGGGGACGTCCTGCTTCTCCTGGTGCGAGCGCAGGGGGAGGTCACACCGCAGCAGCAGCAGGAACTGGAGAGCAAGGTGAAGCTGGGGCGCTTCAAGGCGGGGCTGATTGTGGATTTCAACGTGAGCATCCTGCGCAAAGGGATTCATCAGTTGCTCGTGAAGCGGCGGGAGCATGCGCGGTAA